The following are encoded in a window of Bacillus sp. SORGH_AS_0510 genomic DNA:
- the hpt gene encoding hypoxanthine phosphoribosyltransferase, with amino-acid sequence MGYEIDGILISEEQLKQKVKELGATMLKDLQDESIVFIVVLKGAFVFAADLVRELGGNVTVDFVAASSYGNQTETTGKVRLLKDIDVNITGKNVVLVEDIIDSGLTLSFLKEHFDLHKPKTMKICTLLDKPERRKVDLKADYVGFVIPDKFVIGYGIDYAEHYRNLPYIATVKEV; translated from the coding sequence ATGGGATACGAAATCGATGGTATTTTAATATCAGAAGAACAATTGAAGCAAAAAGTGAAAGAATTAGGCGCTACCATGTTGAAGGATTTACAAGATGAATCAATTGTTTTTATTGTTGTCTTAAAGGGTGCTTTTGTTTTTGCTGCTGATTTAGTAAGAGAACTTGGAGGGAATGTGACCGTTGATTTTGTGGCCGCTTCAAGTTACGGAAATCAAACGGAGACTACAGGAAAAGTACGTTTGTTAAAAGATATTGATGTGAACATTACAGGGAAGAATGTGGTGCTTGTCGAGGATATTATTGATTCAGGGTTAACATTAAGCTTCTTAAAAGAACATTTCGATCTTCATAAACCGAAAACCATGAAAATCTGTACCTTACTTGATAAACCTGAGCGCCGAAAAGTCGATTTAAAAGCAGATTATGTAGGATTTGTTATTCCTGATAAATTCGTTATTGGATATGGAATTGACTATGCAGAGCATTATCGAAATCTGCCGTACATTGCAACTGTAAAAGAAGTTTAA
- a CDS encoding polyprenyl synthetase family protein: protein MNSINVENTKNVNECYQQAEQRAAHYFQTLYDQVIKRTYIPTLTNDFQVWKQNHVRHPLLSLLGSRKNKPNTTDYSNYIRWMDVTGKLDSYLLRSISYIYMRDLGKSLQSADTQARIRHVVDGLKIHLTSSKKENKSGLVSMDGLYNWAKKEGVESTFIWLMEKLKIVSSQIPDGMDAGHAQRKLIKIIAGVLMHVIEEMDNTLAPFERTKKLNEAIKLGYSYGLTYPFIDDLLDANVLSTQEKQQYTDLIRTTLITGVVPELGSWSGNNLKLIQFIHSELREAYEYIKGHQHSESLNSFFEQSYVFFQSQEVDRIKALSNPNYTNEELYIPIILKSSSSRLIVRSVISASEDEEFNKRSFFYGLYNQLADDFADMFDDWKEGAVTPYTYYLKYHDRRPDLINPFELYWAVISHLIHNVYNSDLLTCEVILDRAINGLKRFKARIGMEKYSEVMKVFASEDPDFNRVIQTMVRKADDVDFFDKLLRDQIITTIKNQRKEQDEFMDTVKTVRTQINSILRIQKHENSAYMNETIVDAANYSLAGDGKRLRPILTWVMGVNEYGLNQFAIVPLLRSLEYMHTASLIFDDLPSQDDASLRRGRATLHQQYNIATAELTGLYLTQKAIEEQASLDQFDSKTVLTLIQYSTQVTEVMCKGQAMDLGSKGKPLTLEQLNSMCFYKTGIAFEASLIMPAILAQADVYEMRVLKQFAYHAGIAFQIKDDLLDVEGNSTLLGKFIGKDADNNNSTFVSILGREGAKKEMWEHYCLAIEALNEVPRKTTFLKHLLNYIVNRDH, encoded by the coding sequence CGAAGAATGTCAATGAATGCTATCAACAGGCGGAGCAAAGAGCCGCTCATTATTTTCAGACGCTTTATGACCAGGTAATTAAAAGAACCTATATACCAACCTTAACGAATGATTTTCAGGTGTGGAAACAGAACCACGTGAGACATCCATTGTTATCGTTATTAGGATCTCGAAAGAATAAACCGAATACCACAGATTATTCCAATTATATTCGATGGATGGATGTAACAGGGAAATTAGATTCGTATTTACTTCGAAGTATTTCTTATATTTATATGAGGGATTTAGGAAAATCTTTGCAATCAGCCGATACCCAGGCTAGAATCCGACATGTCGTAGACGGGCTGAAAATTCATCTAACATCTTCTAAAAAAGAGAACAAATCAGGTTTAGTCAGTATGGATGGATTATACAATTGGGCAAAAAAGGAAGGGGTTGAATCTACATTCATCTGGCTGATGGAGAAATTAAAGATTGTTTCCTCCCAAATTCCGGATGGGATGGATGCGGGACATGCCCAGCGAAAATTGATCAAAATCATTGCCGGAGTTTTAATGCACGTGATAGAAGAGATGGACAATACCCTAGCACCATTTGAACGTACGAAGAAACTTAATGAAGCGATTAAACTCGGATATTCGTATGGTCTAACTTATCCTTTTATTGACGACCTTCTAGATGCTAACGTCCTATCCACTCAAGAGAAACAACAATATACTGATTTAATACGGACCACACTCATCACAGGAGTTGTTCCAGAATTGGGTAGCTGGAGTGGTAATAACTTGAAACTAATTCAATTTATCCATTCTGAACTACGTGAGGCTTATGAATATATTAAAGGTCATCAGCACTCTGAGTCATTGAATTCATTCTTTGAACAATCCTATGTTTTTTTTCAGTCACAGGAAGTAGACCGCATTAAAGCTCTCTCTAACCCCAACTACACAAATGAAGAACTTTACATACCAATAATATTAAAATCCTCTTCTTCTCGCTTAATTGTCCGCTCAGTCATTAGTGCTTCTGAAGATGAAGAATTTAACAAAAGATCTTTCTTTTATGGATTATACAACCAATTGGCTGATGACTTTGCCGATATGTTTGATGATTGGAAGGAAGGGGCAGTCACTCCGTATACTTATTATTTAAAATATCATGACCGGCGACCAGATTTAATAAATCCCTTTGAGCTATACTGGGCTGTGATTAGCCATTTAATCCATAACGTATATAATTCGGATTTACTGACCTGTGAGGTCATACTTGATCGGGCAATTAATGGACTCAAACGATTCAAAGCAAGAATAGGGATGGAAAAATATTCTGAGGTGATGAAAGTATTTGCTTCTGAGGATCCAGACTTCAATCGTGTCATTCAGACCATGGTTCGAAAAGCGGATGATGTTGATTTTTTTGATAAACTTCTTCGTGACCAGATTATTACCACCATTAAGAACCAACGGAAAGAACAGGATGAATTTATGGATACCGTTAAAACTGTTCGTACTCAGATCAATAGCATCTTGAGAATCCAAAAGCATGAGAATTCAGCTTACATGAACGAAACAATTGTTGATGCTGCCAATTATAGTCTGGCCGGAGATGGAAAACGGTTGAGGCCCATTCTGACGTGGGTCATGGGAGTTAACGAATATGGATTAAATCAGTTTGCAATTGTTCCATTGCTGAGATCGCTGGAATACATGCACACCGCGTCACTAATATTTGATGATTTACCATCGCAGGATGATGCTTCTCTCAGAAGAGGACGTGCAACACTTCATCAACAATATAATATTGCAACAGCTGAATTAACTGGCCTTTATTTGACTCAAAAAGCGATTGAGGAACAAGCATCTCTTGATCAGTTTGATTCTAAGACAGTGCTTACATTAATTCAGTATTCAACACAAGTAACCGAAGTCATGTGTAAGGGTCAGGCGATGGACCTAGGTTCCAAAGGTAAGCCACTAACACTCGAACAATTGAATTCTATGTGCTTTTATAAAACGGGTATTGCTTTCGAAGCATCCTTGATTATGCCTGCGATTCTTGCACAAGCAGATGTTTATGAAATGAGAGTTCTAAAGCAATTTGCTTATCATGCCGGGATTGCGTTTCAGATTAAGGATGACCTGCTTGATGTAGAAGGGAACAGTACTTTGTTGGGTAAATTTATTGGTAAAGATGCTGATAATAACAATTCCACATTTGTATCTATCCTCGGGCGTGAGGGTGCAAAAAAAGAGATGTGGGAACATTACTGTCTCGCCATAGAGGCTTTAAATGAGGTACCGCGCAAAACCACTTTTCTGAAACACTTATTGAACTATATTGTTAACCGTGATCATTAA